The Burkholderia pyrrocinia genomic sequence CGCCGGCCACGTTGATCGTGCCGGTCGACGTCACGACCGTCGCTTTCGTGCCGGTCCCGACGACCATGATGCCGATGCCGTTCACGCCGTTCAGCGTGATCGTGCCCGTGTTGGTCACGGTCGCGGCGCTATCGGCCGCAAGCATGCCGACGTTCGCGAGCGGCGTGCCGGGCGCCGCGCCGTTGACGACGATCGAGCCCGCGTTGGTCAGCGTGCCGGACGACGAGCCGATGCTCGCCAGCGCGGCGCCGTTCTGCGTCTGCGAGCCGATCACGATCGTGCCGAGGTTGCTCGCGGTGCCCGATGCGCCGAGCAGGATGCCGTACGCATGCGCGGACAGTGCGACGTCGTTCGCGGCCTCCGGCGACGCGGCGTCATACTGGGCCGCGCGGCCGAGGTAGATCGTGCCGCCGGCTTCGTTCGTGAAGCTGCCGCCGGCGACGAGGCCGCCGATCACCTGGCTGTCGAGCGTCGTCGCGTTGACGCCGACGTTGATCGTGCCGGTGTTCGACCCGCTCGCGCCGTCCGTCGCGGCCACCGCGTAGTTCTGCAGGTCGGGGCGATTGCCGACGAGGTTCCACGCGCCGACGTTCATCACGCCGTTGTTGACGAACGTCGTGCCCGCGCCATTCGCGTATACGCCGTTGCCTTCCGTGTACGCGTTGAAGCCGAAATTGCCCGGCTGCGCGCTGCCGCCCGTGTTGAAGTTGTCGCCGGACGCATACCCGGACGAGATCGCGCCGTTGTTGACGCCGCTTGCGCCGGTCAGCAGGCGCACGAGCGTGAAGTCGCCCGACAGGCGGCCGTCGTTGACGAAGCGCGCGCCGTTTTCCGCGAGGACCGCCGAGCTGGAGTCGATCGTATCGGTGCCGCGGAAGTCGATCTGGCCGTCCTTGCCGATGTGCAGCGTCGCATTCGCGCCGGTGCCGTGCATCACCGACAGGTGATCGATCGGCAGCGTGTTCTTGTCGCCCGCGGATACGTTGTTCGCGTACTGGAAGGTTTGCTGCGAGAACGTGACGGCCTGGCCGAACGCGCTGTCGTAGGCTGCTTGCGAGCCGAGCGCACCGCTTTGCACCGAGCGCACCAGAAAGTCGTTGTAGGCGGCCAGCGACGCGGCATCGGTGACGTTCCAGGCGCTGCCGTCGAACGCGGTGAATTTGCCCGCGTAGGCCGGCACGTCGAGCCGGATGCTGCCGACCGGGCCGCCGCTCGCGAGATAGTCGCCGGTGCCGAGCCAGATCTGGTTGCGCGAATTCCAGTTGACGACGCTTTTCGCCGAGCCCGTACCGTCCGCGAAGGTCAGGTCGGTCTGCTTCGGCGCGATCGAGATCGCGTTGCCGGCCGCGTCGGGCGCGTTCGCCGGATTGCCGATCGACACGTTCAGCGTGCCGCCGGAGTTGTCGACGGTGCCGATCCGCGTGTTGACGTACTGGTTGCCGTTCACGTCATGGTAGACGGGCACGTTGGTCGAGCCGGCCGTCGACGCGGAGAACGCGGACGAGTTGTAGGTGGCGACCGACGTCCGGGTGTCCGTGATCGAATCGGGCGTGCTGATGCTCTGCGTCTTGCCGCCGAGCGACAGCAGCGGCTGGTTCGGGTTGCCCGAGACGACGGTCGCGCTGCCGATCGGCGTGAGGGTGTAGCCGGGGTCGCCGCCGGCGCCGGTCCATGCACCCGTCACGCCGACCGTGTCGCCGCCCGACACGGTGGTTGCGCCGGCCAGGTTGTCGTTGACGGTCGGGCTGAAACTGCCGAGCGCGCAGGTGCCGCCGCTCGCGACGGCCGCGCCGCTGCCGCAGGTCGATGCGTACGCGGAGCCGGCCGACAGCGCGGCCAGCGCGGCGCCGAGCGCGGCGACGCGAAGCGGCGACCGGCGTGTTGCCGTGTGTGCAGCGCCGCGGCTTGCGCCGGATTCGCCGCCCGAGCGCTTGCCGCGCGCCCGTGCCGTTTCCGCAACCGCGACCCAGCAGCCGGCGGTTTCGCTCCATATCGATCGAAATGAGTGATTCACGACAAGCCCCTCTCTCTTTTTTTGAAGTGGTATTCACCGCGGTGCAGTGAAATCGCAATCCGCGGTGGAGTAATGGCCTGAATGGACGTGCAGCGGCCGTGGCCGTTTCTGCGCCAATCGTGATTCGTTACACCGAGGATGGGAGGAGTCTAATGATCGGAAGGGTGGCCGATTGTCAAAAAAATAATGAATGTGGCAATAATGCCGACTTCATTCGGTATTTTTTGATTGTGTGATGAATCGAACTGAAAGCCTTTGTGGGTAAGGGTTTGGGTGGTTTTGTCAGCGTGGGCGCGTGATTGCCGGATCGGTGGGGTGGCGCACGGTTCGCATCGGGGTGGTGCGTTAGAATGCGGTTTCCGGATTATATGTGCTCCGGATTTTCGGATTTATTTATTTCGGATTTGAGTTATTTTCGCTTGGAAATTAATAAAATCAAGCGAATGTTGTGTCGCATTGAATCGATATGCCGGAATGTAGTCCGGATGAAACGAAACCGGCACGCGGCAGGCGATTTTCCCCGACGGTGAAAGCCGTACGCATCGCGTGCGCACGAAATCGCCCGCCACGCCCGAACGTTGCGGACGACGGTCTCGCCGTGCGGGAATTGGAAAGCGGGAAGGGCGCCGGCGCGCGGCGCTCAGAAGTCGATCGCGTCGTCGGAATCGCCGTCGGCGGCGGTGGCGAGCGCTTCGCGTGATTCGCGCGGTGCCGAGGCCGACGCGTCGAGCGCCGGATTGCGCAGCTTCTCGAGCACGCGTTCGGGCACCGGGATCTGCATCCGCGCGGCGACGTCGCCGCACTGGAACATGATCAGCTCGCCCGGCTCGAACGCGGTCCAGACCTCGTTGTCGGTGAGCGGCTGCGTCGCGATCACCGCGACACGATCCTCGGGCGTCGTGTATTTCGCGAAGTCGATCGACAGGTCTTCGTCGACGAGATGCGCGGTCGAGAACGGCCAGCGCCGCACGAGGTAGTGCAGCCGTGTCGAGCAGTGCGCGAAGAGCGCCTGGCCGTTCGACATCAGGAAGTTGAACACGCCGTGATCGGTGATGCCGCGCGTGAGCTCGCCGACGCGTTCGAACAGTTCCGGCAGCGGCGGCTGCGCGCCGGGAAATGCCTCGCGCAGCCCCTGCATCAGCACGCAGAACGCCTGTTCGCTGTCGGTCGTGCCGACCGGGTGGTAGACGCTGCCGTCCATGTTCGGCGCGTAGTCCTGCAGGTCGCCGTTATGCGCGAAGATCCAGTGCCGGCCCCACAGCTCGCGCATGAACGGATGGCTGTTCTCGAGCAGGATGTGCCCTTGCGTCGCCTTGCGGATGTGCGCGATCGTGTTCTTGGACTTGATCGGGTAGCGCTTCACCATTTCGGCGATCGGCGAGGTAGCCGATGCCTGGTGATCGATGAACAGGCGGCAGGCCTTGTCTTCGAAGAACGCGATGCCCCAGCCGTCGGCATGGTGATCGGTGAGCCCGCCCCGGGCCGCGAAACCTGTGAAGGAGAATGTGACGTCCGTCGGCGCGGCGCAGTTCATTCCTAGGAGTTGGCACATTTTACTTGGGGCGGCAGGCAGAAGCGGGGGGTAACGAACCGGGCGAACCCCGGTACAATGCGGCTTCTAGCATATCACCGAGCCCTGAGCGGTAAAAAGCGGATTCCGCTGGCCAAAGGCCTCGTGTTGCGGTTTGCCGTCAGTCGGCCCGCGCACGCGTGTTCCGGCCCCGCTGATGGCCAGTCCGTTCCTCACGACGCCTCCTATGACTGCCTCGAACGCTTCCTCCCCGGCGACGCTTTCGCTCGCCCGTCCCGACGACTGGCACCTGCACCTGCGAGACGGCGACATGCTGGCCGCCGTGCTGCCGCACACCGCGCGCCAGTTCGGCCGCGCGATCGTCATGCCGAACCTGAAGCCGCCGGTGACGACCACCGCACAGGCGCAGGCCTATCGCGAGCGCATCCTCGCCGCGCTGCCGGCCGGGATGACGTTCGAACCGCTGATGACGCTGTACCTGACCGACAACACGCCGCCCGACGAAATCCGCCGCGCGCGCGAAAGCGGCTTCGTGCACGGCGTGAAGCTGTATCCGGCAGGCGCTACGACGAACTCGGACCACGGCGTCACCGATCTCGCGAAATGCGCGAAGACGCTCGAGGCGATGCAGGAAACGGGCATGCCGCTGCTCGTGCACGGCGAGGTGACCGATGCGTCGATCGACCTGTTCGACCGCGAGAAGGTCTTCATCGACCGCGTGATGACGCCGCTGCGCCGCGATTTCCCGGGCCTGAAGGTCGTGTTCGAGCACATCACGACGAAGGACGCGGCCGACTACGTGCGCGATGCCGACGCGGCGCCCGGCCTGCTCGGCGCGACGATCACCGCGCATCACCTGCTGTACAACCGCAACGCGCTGTTCGTCGGCGGGATTCGCCCGCACTACTACTGCCTGCCCGTGCTGAAGCGCGAGACGCATCGCGTCGCGCTGGTCGAGGCCGCGACCTCGGGCAACCCGCGCTTCTTCCTCGGTACCGACAGCGCACCGCATGCGCGCGGCGCGAAGGAAACCGCGTGCGGCTGCGCAGGCTGCTACACGGCGCTGCACGCGCTCGAACTGTATGCGGAAGCGTTCGACCACGCCGGCGCGCTCGACAAGCTGGAAGGCTTTGCGAGCTTCTTCGGCGCCGATTTCTACGGGCTGCCGCGCAGCGCCGAGACGGTCACGCTGCGCCGCGAGGCGTGGGAACTGCCGCGCGAGATCTTCGCGGGCGACACGCCGGTCGTGCCGCTGCGCGGCGGCGAGACGATCGGCTGGAAACTCGCGTGAGCGGCGCGCCGCCGCGCGGAGCCGGCCACACGGCCGGCAGCGGGGCGGCGGATTGCGCGCGGATCGACTGGTCCGCGCCGTGGCTTGCACAGTACGCGGAGCCCGGCCGCGCCGCGCAGGCGGCCGCACGGGCGGGCGATGCCGCGCTGCTCGACGCGCTGAACGGCGTTTTGCGCGACGGCGGGCGCATCAGCGGTCGCGGCAGGCCGCTGCGATTCGTGCCGCAGGCCGAACTGCCGCCTGGTGTCGCGTACGAGACCCATATTGCCGACACCGGCGGCGTGCCGACCCGCCACAATCTTCACGACTTCTTCAATGCGCTCGTCTGGTTCGCGTATCCGCACATCAAGGCCGCGTTGAACGCGCGCCAGGCCGCCGCGATCGACGCGGCGGGCGGCGTCGGGCCTGTGCGCGGCACGCTGCGCGATGCGCTCACGCTGTTCGACGAGAATGCCGCGCTGTTCGTGACGGCCGACCGCGCGCTCGTCGATGCGCTGCGCGGCTTCGACTGGCAGCGGCTGCTGGTCGCCGCACGCGACGCGTGGGGCACGCGCTGCGAAGCGCGGCTCGTCGGCCATGCGCTGCTCGAGAAGCTCGTCGCGCCTTACAAGTCCTGCACGGCGCACACGTGGATCGTCGAAGTGAGCGCCGACTATTTTTCGTGGCCCGACGCGCAGCGCACTGCGCATGTCGATGCGCGTGTCGCCGCCGAACTCGCGACGCGCGAGTTGACGAGCCGCGATTTCTCGCCGCTTCCGGTGCTCGGCGTGCCGGGCTGGTGCGACGCGAATGCCGGCGCCGCGTTCTACGACGATCCGGCCGTATTCCGCAGCGGTCGCCGCACGCGCGCAGCCGGCGGCGGCGCGCAGTGCTAGAATGCGCGTCGCAAAGCAGGCCAGGCAGTCGCGGCCTCGCCGCCTTCGGGCGCGCGGGGGCGAGGAAAGTCCGGACTCCACAGGGCAGGGTGATGGCTAACGGCCATCCGTGGCGACACGCGGAACAGGGCAACAGAAAGCAAACCGCCGATGGCCCGGCGCAAGCCGGGATCAGGTAAGGGTGAAACGGTGCGGTAAGAGCGCACCGCGGCGACGGCGACGTTCGCCGGCACGGTAACCTCCACCCGGAGCAATTCCAAGTAGGCAGGCGCGCATCTTCGGATGCAGGACGGGGCCCCCGTCTCGTCTGCGGGTAGGAAGCTTGAGCGCGTCAGCAATGGCGCGCCTAGAGGAATGGCTGCCACGCGCTGTGCGCTTCGGCGCGCAGCGTGCACAGAATCCGGCTTATCGGCCTGCTTTGCCATTCGAATGCGAAAGGGCCGGCGTCTCCTTGCGGAGCGCCGGCCCTTTTTTCGTGCGCGAGCGCCGTGCGTTCAGGCGGCGACGATGTCGAACGAATGCGTGAGTTCGGCCGTCTTCGCGATCATGATCGACGCGGAGCAGTACTTGTCGTGCGACAGGTTGATCGCGCGTTCGACCGTGGCCGGGTTCAGGTTGCGGCCGGTGACGGTGAAGTGGAAGTGCACCTTCGTGAACACCTTCGGGTCTTCGCTCGCGCGTTCGGCCTTCAGCGTGACCGAGCAGCCGGTGACTTCCTGGCGGCTCTTCTTCAGGATCAGCACGACGTCATAGGCCGTGCAGCCGCCGGTGCCGAGCAGCACCATTTCCATCGGGCGCGGCGCGAGATTATGGCCGCCGCCTTCGGGCGCGCCGTCCATCGTGACGAGATGCCCGCTTCCGGTCTGGGCCGAAAACGCCATGCCGTCCTGACCCATCCAGCTTACTTTGCATTCCATGCTTGCACTCCAGCGTTGCCTGATTCGGATTCGATCCGGCATTGTAGCCCGCAGCGCTTCGGTCGGCTGATGCGGTGCACGACGTGCAGCACCGGAGCCGCGCGAGCGGTGCGCGACAGCGTGCCGAGCGGCGATTTCCCTGTTGTTTTTAGGGGTTTTACTCTAGGTGCGGGCTATCTTCGCTCGCCTTGGCCGGAGTCATGTGATTGATTTTAAACATGAAATTGAATTTTTCTGCCAATCGTCCGAAATTTCGCATTATGGTTTTTGATTTCGCAATGCAAATTTTCTTGTGAAGCCGGTGGTGCGTTCGTATAATGAGCCTCATTGGTTGTCGCGCTGCGGCAACCTCCGAATGTCTCCTCCACCCTCCTCCTAAGGTGGATTAAGCCCGAACCAGCCGTTCGGGCTTTTTTTCGTCCCATGCAAACATCGGCGCGCGGCTTGCGCGCCCCGGCATCCCCCGACAATCATTACGCAGGCTGCCGTGCGGCCGGCTGCGATGTCGCGTCGGGCGGTGTGCCGCGCAAGCGTGCGTCGGGTGCCGGCGCGGTCACGGCCGACGCATGGCCGTGGCCGCGTGCGCAGAAGTGGCGGACGCGTTCGCGCACCGCACGCAGGCGGGCGACGCGATCCTCGGCATGGGCGGTCCGGGCTTCGGCAATGCGCGCATCGAGCGCGTCGAGCTTGGCTTCGCAGCCGACCTGGGCGGCGACGGCAGGCGCCGCGGCGGCCAGCAGCGCGGCCGCGAAGAAGGGCGTAAGTCGTTGTTTCATCATGCTTGTTTGTTGTTTTCCGTATTCGGCCGGTCTGGCGCGGCAAGGTCATGTGCCGCGCGTCGATGGGTGCCTCCCCGGGCGCTCGGATCGCCTGGCTTGTCGGGGCACGACCGAATTTTCGCCCATTTCGGGCGCCGCGGACACGGGACGTGGATTCCCTTTGACCGCGTTGCCGTATTTCCTTTATAATTCAGGGCTTTTCCGCATTCATGCCCACGGAAAAAGAACAGGGAGAGCCTGCACCGCGCCTCGAAGCGCACACAGACAAGCAGGAAGAACACATCGGGCAAAGCATTTTTTTTGGATCGATCATGAAGACGTTTTCCGCAAAAGCCCATGAGGTGACGCGCGAATGGTACGTGATTGACGCGACGGATAAGGTTCTCGGCCGTGTTGCCAGCGAAGTGGCACGCCGTCTGCGCGGCAAGCACAAGCCTGAGTTCACCCCGCACGTCGACACTGGTGATTTCATCATCATCATCAACGCGAGCAAGTTGAAGGTCACGGGCAACAAGACGCTGGACAAGAAGTACTACCGTCACTCGG encodes the following:
- a CDS encoding DUF3025 domain-containing protein; the protein is MSGAPPRGAGHTAGSGAADCARIDWSAPWLAQYAEPGRAAQAAARAGDAALLDALNGVLRDGGRISGRGRPLRFVPQAELPPGVAYETHIADTGGVPTRHNLHDFFNALVWFAYPHIKAALNARQAAAIDAAGGVGPVRGTLRDALTLFDENAALFVTADRALVDALRGFDWQRLLVAARDAWGTRCEARLVGHALLEKLVAPYKSCTAHTWIVEVSADYFSWPDAQRTAHVDARVAAELATRELTSRDFSPLPVLGVPGWCDANAGAAFYDDPAVFRSGRRTRAAGGGAQC
- a CDS encoding OsmC family protein gives rise to the protein MPDRIRIRQRWSASMECKVSWMGQDGMAFSAQTGSGHLVTMDGAPEGGGHNLAPRPMEMVLLGTGGCTAYDVVLILKKSRQEVTGCSVTLKAERASEDPKVFTKVHFHFTVTGRNLNPATVERAINLSHDKYCSASIMIAKTAELTHSFDIVAA
- the rplM gene encoding 50S ribosomal protein L13 — protein: MKTFSAKAHEVTREWYVIDATDKVLGRVASEVARRLRGKHKPEFTPHVDTGDFIIIINASKLKVTGNKTLDKKYYRHSGYPGGIYETTFGKMQERFPGRALEKAVKGMLPKGPLGYAMIKKLKVYAEATHPHSAQQPKALEI
- the pyrC gene encoding dihydroorotase produces the protein MTASNASSPATLSLARPDDWHLHLRDGDMLAAVLPHTARQFGRAIVMPNLKPPVTTTAQAQAYRERILAALPAGMTFEPLMTLYLTDNTPPDEIRRARESGFVHGVKLYPAGATTNSDHGVTDLAKCAKTLEAMQETGMPLLVHGEVTDASIDLFDREKVFIDRVMTPLRRDFPGLKVVFEHITTKDAADYVRDADAAPGLLGATITAHHLLYNRNALFVGGIRPHYYCLPVLKRETHRVALVEAATSGNPRFFLGTDSAPHARGAKETACGCAGCYTALHALELYAEAFDHAGALDKLEGFASFFGADFYGLPRSAETVTLRREAWELPREIFAGDTPVVPLRGGETIGWKLA
- a CDS encoding DUF1090 family protein, which translates into the protein MMKQRLTPFFAAALLAAAAPAVAAQVGCEAKLDALDARIAEARTAHAEDRVARLRAVRERVRHFCARGHGHASAVTAPAPDARLRGTPPDATSQPAARQPA
- a CDS encoding class II glutamine amidotransferase yields the protein MCQLLGMNCAAPTDVTFSFTGFAARGGLTDHHADGWGIAFFEDKACRLFIDHQASATSPIAEMVKRYPIKSKNTIAHIRKATQGHILLENSHPFMRELWGRHWIFAHNGDLQDYAPNMDGSVYHPVGTTDSEQAFCVLMQGLREAFPGAQPPLPELFERVGELTRGITDHGVFNFLMSNGQALFAHCSTRLHYLVRRWPFSTAHLVDEDLSIDFAKYTTPEDRVAVIATQPLTDNEVWTAFEPGELIMFQCGDVAARMQIPVPERVLEKLRNPALDASASAPRESREALATAADGDSDDAIDF